Genomic segment of Homalodisca vitripennis isolate AUS2020 unplaced genomic scaffold, UT_GWSS_2.1 ScUCBcl_3428;HRSCAF=8959, whole genome shotgun sequence:
TCACAAAACTGTTTACTTTTCAGGAGaacagtttgaaaaaaatgtttcaatataaaatgttataccttatcatttatattcattactaaattgatttttttttaattttatattttaacttattgtctatttaaactgttttaaaacaaaaaaactgttatttacctattttaaaatattttattaaaaaaacttgttggACTTGGTGCTTTTTACCTCTGAGAAAGTAGCGGGTTGTTAGAAATGAAAAGGACATAGAGTTTTAATTCTGTgaatttttttccagttttaatacTTCATAATACTTAACTAGTTACCATagcaactcaaaattaaataaacactgtatTTCCAAAATAGTGCCAACTAATCAGAGTCTTCTTCGGGGTCATCTTCTGGGTACATGGAGACGTTGTTGCTTCTCGGCAGATTTTTGAAGTAGTTATGGCACACATATGGGAGTAATGGCAGTAGTGCTATCAGATCATTGTATTTTGCTACATTTATTGGTAGTCTCTGGTATGATACTAATAGAAGAGTTTTCGGGAACGGTAGTTCTTGTCCTCTACGGGATCGCACATAACTCATTTCTGAAAAATGTCCGTCAAATGGAAGTTTTGAAGAAGAGATGACCCATGTTTTCTTGTCTGGCTTGTATGTGTACAAAATTTGACATGAGAACAGTGTTTTTGTCAATATCATACTTCCTGGACACAAACGGAGAATCTTTGCCTTTTAGCAAAGGactcaaagtttttaaaaccctCTAATTCCATGTTAAATACAGAGTATTTTGAAGAAGTTTGCCGCACTAATTGTTGCCAGCCCCAAGGTGTCAATATGCTCATACTGTtagctttctttctttttctctcTATGAGAGCGTGAACTTTCAAAAACGTATCAGCCTCCATAAGCGTATGTCCTTTGAGCAAAAACTTTTGATTAATGGTTTTTATGTGCggatattttttcaatatccaGAAGAAACACATAATCATAgatcattgtttttgttttgaccATAAGAGTTGTCCAGTCCATAAAGTGATATCTTGAACAGCTGAACCTGGAATCACATTGTCAGCCCACTTCATGATAGCTGAAGCAATTTCATTCCCTCCTCTTGCTCCTTTTGTTTCGTACCACATCAAGCAGTGAACTGTTGAGTCAAAGGCATCATGTATAGTAAAGTCAAGAATCCACAGTTTTCTTTTGTAGAAGCTCAGCCCACTTGTAATTAAAGGTGTCGGTGAACACTTCTGTAAATCACCAGTCAAAACTTTATAAGAAGGATCCTCCTTGGTAATTTTTGAGTCTGCGGCTTTCAAATCGTAACGCTTCTTTGATTCATCTATGTGATTCTTGTACTCGGCTTGTATTGCCTCTCTTTCTAACTGACTCAAATTACCTTTAAGTTTAGCTTGGTAGGAATCGCATGTGTTAACTTCAGGTCGTTTGAAGGAAAGATTGAACCTTATGTTAAATACGTCACGATACACCCAGTTTTTAGCAATATTTTCTTCAGAGATGTTATTCGATTTACAGAACTCAAGGTATATCTCATACGTTTTTTCAATGCTGAGGTCAGTCCATAGATACTTTCTTGTGGCATTCTCTCTAGAGTAATGGCATTCGTAATAAGGAATTGATGATATGTGGTTTAAAACAGTATCAATGACAGCATCACGGGTCCTGGTGGGAGGTACATGTTTTCCTCTTTGGTCTTGTTTTACGATTCCACTAGGTTGAAGGTTTTTGAATGTATTGATAACAACTTTGTTGGATATGCATAAAGTATTCAAGAACATGACCTAGCACACTTTCATTCTATCATTACCATTAGGATTGAAAATAGTAAGAAAGAGTATGCTTTTTGCCTCGACCGGAATTTAAACGCCTTTGTCTTTCTCGCTCTATCGGTTGGCATTGAACACAGGAAATACTAAATTTCCTTTTGACGTCTGATGTACTTTGTTCACACCAATAGGATTTTAAAATCTGTTGCCGACACTCTTCAGAAATTTTCTCGTAGCATTTCATTTTGCTAGAAAAAGGTAGCTTTAGGGTTTTGGCTGGAATTTCCTTccctttttttattagtatatgcTTCTCCTTTTGCATGTTTCTGCTTACGAACATTGCTCAACCAACTTTCTTCACGTCGCACTCGTTTTCTTCCTGGCTGTTTGATAACggtttttattctttacttttcttttgtTACTTGCTCTGTTTTGATCAATAACACGCTCCTCTTCATTATTAGGAGGATTGTTAATTAGTGGGGGATTATCTGAAGTGCTTGACCCGGCAATCTGGAAGTTTTGTTCGTTGGCAACATCCCTATTGTTTTTGATCTGACTGAGAATCACTTATTTTTCCTCTTACTTTGTTACTCATACATGTTTGATTACGAGTACCGTTGCCAGGGAATAGTTCATGAGAGCTAGTATCAGAAGTTGACTCATCATCGGGGAAGAATTCTTTGTCGGCATCCGAGTCGTAAAGCCCCAGAGAACTAGCGCCAGAATCATCTTCGTTTGGATGGTCtgctgaaaaaaaattattacttaaactaaaatatgCTAGGCCTATATTATTTAACGAGCTGTTTAAATTTAAGAGTAACCGTATCATTCCGATCCAGAAAAATCTTGGTTGCCATCTAACATGTCTGGTGGCTTTAATTCCAAGCACCACTTGAGTGCACGTCTAATATGTGGTGGaatactttttttttcaaaattaactagcttttaacaattttcattttttaaggggagttgaacgcaaaaatcggtaaaaaaaatgttttttttcgcttttattttttattttattatttgattctttctgaacaatttactgcaatccctacataaaaatggctttccgttgagcttctatgatttttcaaatataagactacataacaaatttaGTGCGTTTTGAGCGCTGCGTTCTTGtcttttatatagtaattattttagctGGCTGCAAAAGCGTCTGCAGCTTCTGGTGTTTTATGTCTATGTCGTTAACCTCTATTGCTCTCTTACAGACATCTGGACATCAGAGCATCTCTGCCCTGCTAAGGAAGAAAAGGGTATCTGACATCTGGCCTATTTTGAGCTAGGCTGACTTTACTCTTTTGCTCATTGCCAAGcagtagatttaaatattaagttctggttttttgaggcaatttgtaatattgtatccagaatctaaaaatatagtttatgaagtaaaaaaattcatttatcatttaaatacttGTAGTTACATAAGTGTACCTTAAGCGATTCTAAGCCAAAAAAGCGTATCTGCCACATACGGTTTTTTTGGCTTCTTGTTCTATGCGATTTCAACAGCATGATTGTAGGGCTAAACACAGTAACAAGTCACATAATATTTATCTAGTGttagttttaatgataaaatgaGACTTCTAATTACTATGATGACAAAGTTAcacacatttttagaaatttacatGAATATCGTCTATACAACTCAGTCAATGTCATGTTCTGTGATTAGATCAGGCTCCTCACTCACTGCTAGATCAACCCAAAAGCCATGTCTGTTGGGAGGCATCAAAGGcacaagttttttaataatgtcttGTTTCTTTTCTTTGTTCACACCTCTGGGGCTGGTTCTTGTATTTGGTTTTGGAACTTCTCTCTTCTTCGTAAATCCTGCTTTTAAAAAGGACAATTGAAAGACTTCCCCACTGAATGATTTTCTGTAGAACATGTCAAAAGATCCTCTTTGGAAAAGAACATGTACCATTTTCACTAAGATATGGACGAGGAActttatgcataattttatactGTGAAGAATAGTTAAATTCTGTGAAAAAGTCCTGATGCTCCATGCTCTTTACAGTAACCTTTCCAGAGTTACTAGCTTTGACAGCATCTTTGAAGTCttcaaaatcatacatttttccttttgactttatctgaaacaatacaaaaatttaaaattgaataacttaaggaaaaagaaacaaataaaaagctgCGCCGAAAGTGGAAACGTAAaagattacttaattttataacatttacattataaaagtagaggtacttgtaatataataggttctaaattcaaatttatcattGCTTACCTGTTTATTAACTTGGTGATGGAAATGGTCTGCAGACATAAATGTATGTCCTGTCTCTAGATAGTTTAAAACAATCTCATTAGcttcaatattatttgaatttaccAATCCTGTCAGGTAGGAAAACAAAGCCCAATTTTTGTTCTGGGCTGCACAATTGTCCAtccaaatgtgtattttttttgcaTCTCTTTTGTGCATGATAAAAGAATTTAATGCACTCGCAATGTCCTCCTTTTTCCTACCGGAAATTCCCTCATGCCAGATGCATGCAAAAGGATCCATGGTTGGTTTTTTTTCCAACAGGCACAAATGATTCATTGAAAAGGACAATTCTACGAGTAAACACTGCTTCTTTGAACTGTTCAATGTGAGGCAACATTATTACTTTCTGCAAGTCCATTGTGTAGACAACTGTACCAGAAGGCCTATAACTATCTAAATTGTCTTTATCAATTGATTTTTCATATGCTTCTCGGGCTTcagtatatttctttttatgatCTTTCCATTCATTGCATTCCGGACACAAAAGTTCATCGATTTGGCCATGATCTTGTTTGTGTAGATTGTACTTTTCACATCTTTCGCATTCCTCGTGGCCCAATTTTGCAAAGGAAATGTTCATTTCTGATATTACATTTCGATACAAGTCGTATGAACAATGAAAGTTTTCTTCTGCTTCGTGATCTTTCATTAATTCTTCGTGCATTTTTGCTATTGACAGTTCACAGGGCAAATATCTGTACCTCAGAACTATATGGGCCTAAGTCACATTTAGTAGATTTTACAGGAGAGCATAAAAACTACGAACAgttgtgtttattctttattataaaattatgaactgtGTTTAGTTTCTACTTCACAAGTTAACTTACTTATGTTTATAGAAGCATTAAactgctttagtatttttatgtaattatttttttgttacattaaaaatggacTTACGATATTTTGGCTctaatcaaaaacatatgttatattgctaCTTGGACTTAAGCAACCAAATTAAGTGTATCCATTAGCAACCAATATACATggtttagtcaataaaaacactattacaatgctaataaaatatattatctaacaaTGTTGTAATGGCATCTGGAaagttgttttttctaaaatcaaaaacatttgttttaatgctatttGGACTTAAGCATTGTATTTCCATTAGCAACTAATATACATTGTTTCgtcaataaaacactattacactgcttataaaaactataaatataaggtaagaattaatctaataatgttgAACTGATATCTGGAAAGTCATTTTCACTAGCCCCATGTGGAAGGTTCTCAAAGTAAGCCTTGTATTCTTCAGGGACCCACTGGAGGATTGTCATTAAATCTCtgaatttttcattacttattttcctCTTCTCAGATCTTAGTTTCGGAACTGATTCAGGCATGATTGTTTCTTTTCTCTTATTTCTTCTCAAATCCacacttttaaaatcaacatcatcaaagcttgttttatagtacagTATACCAAGTTCTTCTCTTCGAACCTGTAACCAAACTGTGTTGGAAATGAGGAAAGGTTctccaatagtattttttttttcctgtttattaatGGTCCATCTTTATTAGTAAGCGAAAGAAAATCAAGAAAGTGTTCAAgagacattttctttacaatgaatGTGTTTTTATTGCTACAAGATGCGATGAAGTTCGCCCAATTATTAGtagtaaatattgtgttagttttaagatGCTTTTTTGCTCTTTCTATTAATCCATGTTTACCATCTACCTCCATATGTGTATGCCcagctaataaaaatttgtggtttatttcattaatgttgggtagagttttcaaaatccaaatgtacataaaaatcatattaatatttctattttgaccGCTGCAGTTATCGGTCCAAACAGTCAGAGTGTCAATGCtgcttttattgagctcttcatttGCCCAGGTAAACAAACAAGAAGCCATCTCACTTCCACCTCTACCTGCAGTGGTCTCATTCCAAATCATGCACCACGTTTTCTTTCCACTACTGTCGTCAATGGTGTAGTTTTAGAGTCCAGAGCTTTCTCAAGTAGAAGCTTTGACAGTTTGTGAGAGCTGGAGTAGGAAGACACTTCTGTAGGTCTGccataacaactttaaatttttcatttccttgTCCCAAAAGcttatcttcttttttcaaatggTATCTACGTGCTGCTTCATCTAGATGCTTTCTGCTTTTctgcttgaaggttttctttttgctcaccgtttgcattctttaattggcaatcaattctgtcacaaaaatcacatgtgtcattgtctggcaaatgaaatgacaaattgtattctctattgaaaatttctgaaaataaccatttcttttcgggtttgatatttttttctttacattcattttcatacatggtatacattatggaaatgtttaaatcattacccaagtattttttgtttgtcctttCCCTACTATAGTGACTTTCATATGCTGGATATTTTGATATGTGGTTTCTTATGATATCCTTTGCTGTCTCTGGTATTTTGTTTCCTGGTACATGTTTGCCACGATGGTCTGGTTCAACCATACCAGTACTTTGGGTTTTTAAGAGAGCAAacttaacaaatgtttctgatattactagtgtgttcaagaaaaattgtttgcaaactttttcaaaattgttatcccatttgagaaaataagtatggCTGTTTTTTCTACTATTTCTAGAACCATCTCTTTGTCGTGACCTGGCTATTGGCTTGGTTGTAATACAAGAAACTATATACTGGCGTTTAGAACTTAAGTTTCTTTCACTATTATAATAGTCAGAATGAATGTGTACTCTTTGTGCATGACTTATGCGCTGAGAGCATTTCAAGCGACAAGTAGTTTTACAAGGAGGTCTTAAAgttctttcttttacaatatctCCTTTAGAGTTGACATGCTCTTTTCCAGAAATTCGTCCCtgctttctaatgttttttttccactttttttcattccttattctttttcttcctttatttttaggTTGAGTAACTATCGGTAACTCGCTCTCCGTGTCATCTGAATCGGTGTATGGTACCagaggtattatattattattatttgctgtagtaTTTGTACTTACAGATTGACTTTGTACTTGTTCTAAATCGTTACTTAAAGTTGAATCACTCTCTGAACCTGAAGGTGGAGTGTATGTTGGATCATCGATGTCATTCTCAAATAGGTCGCTCACAGAAGATAGCGCATCATCTAAATCTTCCAGTGTTGTCGATGCTCCAGATTCTTGTTCCATGTTTGTCACTTGTGTTATCGTCTCTAGCTCCCATTcatttgactctgaaaaataaattgttaagatattttgaatatttaattttatttaagtgttttgcttttaataacATAGAGCTTTCTTTCCTACAAGTGTTCCCAGCCTTCAAGAAATAGAGAAATTCACTCGGTtttgtccaatttattttaattttttaaattgatgttccgccaaaacattgattagttcattatatagatagcctacacaaagaatgtggatataaaaaatattatatcgttaaagtggatttctattgaatttttatcatgtttttggtaattatgtgtaatttactcgTCACTCACGAAGTTTTTcatattgaagtataatttctGTTAAACATGTAGAATGTTAAATTAGGTAGAATAACAAGTCGGAAAGACAAAGAACCCCTAAGAATATAACTATTATCGTATGAAATTAATGCTCTCTGTCCCTACCGACTACAGCATTTACAGTCTAATGACAATGTACTAGGTCTAGGCCCAGCTTAACACGATTGAAATGGAACCTAAATTATTGCTAGGGTAGGCTAAAGCCCCCGAGTAAATACCTGCTACAATATGGTTAAATGGTTAAACATAacagtaatttacacaaaaaagatttttataacaaccataaatttactgaaatttatttaaactgagccTAGAGTATTATGTACCTACTAATCTCACCTGGTTCTACTggagttgaaatgaaattaagaagATGTACGTCTTTACTAGTT
This window contains:
- the LOC124372522 gene encoding dentin sialophosphoprotein-like, translated to MSADHFHHQVNKQIKSKGKMYDFEDFKDAVKASNSGKVTVKSMEHQDFFTEFNYSSQYKIMHKVPRPYLSENADHPNEDDSGASSLGLYDSDADKEFFPDDESTSDTSSHELFPGNEPGPPDDTDEDRNYDPGQEEEDSSESSLSDAEEQTQNSETPRQGKSSLGEDTNNDDQVQDDDASVMEESAIQDAPSEESHPSSALSQEVSALHHQQPRLPELPYL